A region from the Poecilia reticulata strain Guanapo linkage group LG12, Guppy_female_1.0+MT, whole genome shotgun sequence genome encodes:
- the rpl17 gene encoding large ribosomal subunit protein uL22, translated as MVRYSLDPENPTKSCKARGSNLRVHFKNTRETAQAIKGMHIRKANKYLRDVTVKHQCVPFRRYNGGVGRCAQAKQFGWTQGRWPKKSAEFLLHMLKNAESNAELKGLDVDSLVIEHIQVNKAPKMRRRTYRAHGRINPYMSSPCHIEMILTEKEQIVPKPEEEVAQKKKVSQKKLKKQKLMARE; from the exons ATGGTCCGCTACTCTCTCGACCCCGAGAACCCTACTAAAT catgCAAGGCGAGGGGCTCCAACCTCCGGGTTCACTTCAAG AACACCCGTGAGACAGCCCAGGCCATCAAGGGCATGCACATCCGCAAAGCCAACAAGTACCTGAGGGACGTCACTGTCAAGCACCAGTGTGTCCCCTTCCGTCGCTACAATGGTGGGGTGGGCCGCTGTGCTCAG GCCAAGCAGTTCGGCTGGACTCAGGGTCGCTGGCCCAAGAAAAGTGCAGAGTTCCTGCTGCACATGCTCAAGAATGCAGAGAGCAACGCTGAGCTGAAG GGTCTGGACGTGGACTCTCTGGTCATCGAACACATCCAGGTCAACAAGGCCCCCAAGATGAGGAGACGCACATACCGCGCCCACGGCCGCATCAACCCCTACATGAGCTCACCGTGCCACATCGAGATGATCCTCACCGAGAAGGAGCAGATCGTCCCCAAGCCAGAGGAGGAGGTGGCCCAGAAGAAAAAG GTTTCacagaagaagctgaagaagcAGAAGCTGATGGCACGCGAGTAA
- the nkx6.1 gene encoding homeobox protein Nkx-6.1: protein MLAVGQMDGSRQSAFLLSTPPLAALHSMTEMKTPLYPAYPLSSTCPNSSTSPATTSPNPGGMAVSSPGIKSSTGLSSGLGSPQQCSSATPHGINDILNRPVVSSAGTTAVVAAAAAAASSSAGILSGLPRFSSLSPPPPPGLYFSPSAAAVAVARYPKPLADLPGRTPIFWPGVMQSPHWRDARFACSPHQNSVLLDKDGKRKHTRPTFSGQQIFALEKTFEQTKYLAGPERARLAYSLGMTESQVKGPDSQPAFCPGCGSHLPLRAPCSALEAEASSHGSVLT, encoded by the exons ATGCTAGCGGTGGGTCAGATGGACGGGTCCCGACAGAGCGCCTTCCTCCTCAGCACTCCACCTCTGGCAGCTCTGCACAGCATGACCGAGATGAAGACCCCCTTGTACCCGGCCTACCCCCTCTCCTCCACCTGCCCCAACTCCTCCACCTCTCCCGCCACCACATCTCCCAACCCAGGCGGCATGGCTGTGTCTTCCCCCGGAATCAAGAGTTCCACCGGGCTGTCCTCGGGCCTCGGCTCCCCGCAGCAGTGCTCCTCTGCAACTCCGCACGGAATTAACGACATCCTCAACCGGCCTGTCGTCTCCTCAGCTGGCACCACGGCGGTCGTAGCTGCCGCAGCAGCCGCCGCCTCCTCATCTGCTGGGATTCTGTCAGGACTGCCCAGGTTCAGCAGCCTCAGCCCGCCGCCACCTCCCGGACTTTACTTCAGCCCCAGCGCGGCGGCTGTGGCGGTGGCCCGGTACCCGAAGCCGCTGGCTGACCTCCCGGGCAGGACGCCGATCTTTTGGCCAGGAGTTATGCAAAGTCCGCACTGGAGAGACGCCAGGTTCGCTTGTTCACCCC atCAGAACTCAGTTTTACTGGACAAAGATGGGAAAAGGAAGCACACACGGCCCACTTTCTCTGGACAGCAGATCTTTGCGCTGGAAAAGACTTTTGAACAAACCAAATATCTGGCGGGGCCGGAGAGAGCGAGGCTGGCCTACTCTCTGGGGATGACGGAGAGCCAAGTGAAG GGACCAGACTCCCAGCCGGCCTTCTGCCCGGGATGCGGCTCACACCTGCCGCTTCGAGCCCCGTGTTCCGCTCTGGAGGCTGAGGCTTCATCTCACGGATCCGTCCTCACTTAA